A region of Micromonospora sp. WMMD882 DNA encodes the following proteins:
- the valS gene encoding valine--tRNA ligase — MTDTARTARAGVPERPTLDGIEETWARRWQEEGTYAFDRSKERANVYAIDTPPPTVSGELHMGHVFSYTHTDTVARFQRMRGRTVFYPMGWDDNGLPTERRAQNVYGVRCDPSLPYDPAWTPPPAPVDDAARRDPTPVSRRNFVELCERLTADDEQVFEALWRRLGLSVDWSLTYTTIGPAARAVSQRAFLRNLARGEAYQAEAPTLWDVGFATAVAQAELEDRERPGAYHRLRFTGPDGREALVDTTRPELLPACVALVCHPDDERYADLVGTSARTPVFGVEVPVRAHPLADPAKGTGVAMVCTFGDLTDVTWWRELQLDTRVVIGRDGRLLPEPPAGVPAAPYAALAGQTVAAARRTLVGLLADAGELVGEPRPITHPVKFYERGDRPLEIVSTRQWYLRNGGRDADLRAELLARGGELTWTPGHMRHRYEHWVGGLTGDWLVSRQRFFGVPVPVWYRLDDVGEPDHSHPLTPDGSALPVDPSGEPPPGFDEAQRGQPGGFIADPDVLDTWATSSLTPQIVGGWETDPDLFARVFPMDLRPQGQEIIRTWLFSTVVRAHLEHGLLPWRDVVLSGWILDPDRKKMSKSKGNVVTPMALLEQHGSDAVRYWAASGRPGMDLAFDPAQIRVGRRLATKLLNASRFALGLGAADALRAPATTPLDTAMLAELSGVVATATSAFDGYDHTAALQAAEAFFWRFCDDYIELVKDRAYGEGPGADSARAALATALSTQLRLFAPVLPYVTEEVWSWWRYGSVHRAPWPTTYEVDRAIRGDGDPALLRLAGDALGQVRRAKSERKLSMRAEVPLAEALGPAAVLDQLALVADDVRAAGRIARLDPLPDRTPELVVACAF, encoded by the coding sequence ATGACCGACACGGCGAGGACGGCCCGCGCCGGAGTCCCCGAGCGTCCCACCCTGGACGGCATCGAGGAGACCTGGGCGCGCCGCTGGCAGGAGGAGGGCACGTACGCGTTCGACCGCTCGAAGGAGCGCGCGAACGTGTACGCGATCGACACCCCGCCGCCGACCGTATCCGGCGAGCTGCACATGGGGCACGTCTTCTCGTACACGCACACCGACACGGTGGCCCGGTTCCAGCGGATGCGCGGCAGGACGGTCTTCTACCCGATGGGCTGGGACGACAACGGGCTGCCCACCGAGCGTCGGGCGCAGAACGTGTACGGGGTGCGCTGCGACCCGTCGCTGCCGTACGACCCGGCGTGGACCCCGCCGCCCGCCCCGGTGGACGACGCCGCCCGGAGGGACCCGACCCCGGTCTCCCGGCGCAACTTCGTCGAGTTGTGCGAGCGGTTGACCGCCGACGACGAGCAGGTCTTCGAGGCGCTGTGGCGGCGGCTCGGGTTGTCGGTGGACTGGTCCCTGACGTACACGACGATCGGGCCGGCGGCGCGGGCCGTCTCACAGCGGGCGTTCCTGCGGAACCTGGCACGCGGTGAGGCGTACCAGGCGGAGGCGCCGACGCTGTGGGACGTGGGCTTCGCCACCGCGGTGGCCCAGGCGGAGCTGGAGGACCGGGAGCGGCCCGGCGCGTACCACCGGCTGCGGTTCACCGGGCCGGACGGCCGGGAGGCGCTTGTCGACACCACCCGGCCGGAGCTGCTGCCGGCCTGCGTGGCGCTGGTCTGCCACCCCGACGACGAGCGGTACGCGGACCTGGTCGGCACGTCCGCGCGTACCCCGGTGTTCGGGGTGGAGGTGCCGGTGCGCGCGCATCCGCTGGCGGACCCGGCGAAGGGCACCGGGGTCGCGATGGTCTGCACGTTCGGTGACCTGACCGACGTGACCTGGTGGCGGGAGCTTCAGCTGGACACCCGGGTGGTGATCGGTCGGGACGGTCGGCTGCTGCCCGAGCCGCCGGCCGGGGTGCCGGCGGCGCCCTACGCGGCGCTGGCCGGGCAGACCGTGGCCGCCGCCCGACGGACCCTGGTCGGGTTGCTGGCCGACGCCGGTGAGCTGGTCGGCGAGCCCCGCCCGATCACCCACCCGGTGAAGTTCTACGAGCGCGGCGACCGGCCGCTGGAGATCGTCTCGACCCGGCAGTGGTACCTGCGCAACGGCGGCCGGGACGCCGACCTGCGGGCGGAGCTGCTGGCCCGGGGCGGGGAGCTGACCTGGACGCCGGGGCACATGCGCCACCGCTACGAGCACTGGGTGGGCGGCCTCACCGGTGACTGGCTGGTCAGCCGGCAGCGGTTCTTCGGCGTGCCGGTGCCGGTCTGGTACCGGCTCGACGACGTTGGCGAGCCGGACCATTCCCACCCTCTCACACCCGACGGGTCCGCGCTGCCGGTCGACCCGTCCGGTGAGCCGCCGCCCGGCTTCGACGAGGCGCAACGCGGCCAGCCGGGCGGTTTCATCGCAGACCCGGACGTCCTGGACACCTGGGCGACGTCGTCGCTGACCCCGCAGATCGTCGGCGGCTGGGAGACCGACCCGGACCTGTTCGCCCGGGTCTTCCCGATGGACCTGCGCCCGCAGGGGCAGGAGATCATCCGGACCTGGCTGTTCTCCACGGTGGTCCGCGCCCACCTGGAACACGGCCTGCTGCCCTGGCGGGACGTGGTGCTGTCCGGCTGGATCCTCGACCCGGACCGCAAGAAGATGTCCAAGTCCAAGGGGAACGTGGTCACCCCGATGGCGTTGCTGGAGCAGCACGGCTCGGACGCGGTGCGGTACTGGGCGGCCAGCGGGCGGCCCGGCATGGACCTGGCCTTCGACCCGGCCCAGATCCGGGTCGGGCGGCGGCTGGCCACCAAGCTGCTCAACGCGTCCAGGTTCGCGCTCGGGCTGGGGGCCGCCGACGCGCTGCGCGCCCCGGCGACCACCCCGCTGGACACCGCCATGCTCGCCGAGCTGTCAGGCGTGGTCGCCACCGCCACGTCCGCCTTCGACGGGTACGACCACACGGCGGCGTTGCAGGCGGCCGAGGCGTTCTTCTGGCGGTTCTGCGACGACTACATCGAGCTGGTGAAGGACCGCGCGTACGGGGAGGGGCCGGGCGCCGACTCGGCCCGCGCCGCCCTGGCCACCGCCCTGTCGACGCAGTTGCGGCTGTTCGCCCCGGTGCTGCCGTACGTGACCGAGGAGGTCTGGTCGTGGTGGCGGTACGGATCGGTGCACCGCGCGCCGTGGCCCACCACGTACGAGGTGGACCGGGCGATCCGGGGCGACGGCGATCCGGCGCTGCTGCGGCTGGCCGGTGACGCCCTCGGTCAGGTGCGTCGGGCCAAGTCCGAGCGGAAACTGTCGATGCGGGCCGAGGTGCCGCTGGCGGAGGCGCTCGGCCCGGCCGCCGTCCTCGACCAGCTCGCCCTGGTCGCCGACGACGTCCGCGCCGCCGGCCGGATCGCCCGGCTCGACCCGCTGCCCGACCGTACTCCCGAGCTCGTCGTCGCCTGCGCGTTCTGA
- a CDS encoding ABC transporter ATP-binding protein yields MGRWQGVATDPDADRSRAEEDSPAAVARLRARSRALLADLLRPHRRRLAVAVGLLLTQNAAGLVGPYLVMYGIDHAIGPLRAGDAGPLVAVAGAFATATLIEYATKRGFLTLSTRIGQAVLLDLRQRVYGHFLRLSVAFHERYTSGRMVSRLTSDLDSIAELLDGGVDNLVLAALSILSVAGVLLWLDLPLAAVTLLAFPVLIWLSRWFAHASAAAYRRTREAVALVIVHFVESLRGIRAVQAYRREGRNQQIFEAVNDDYRRSSVRAFQLIAVYSPGIKLVGNVTVAVVLTYGGWRVLGGRMDLGVLAAFLLYLRRFFEPMQELSQFYNSLQSATAGLEKLAGVLDERPEVPEPERPRPLPAGGPTGAVRFRRVGFGYRTGPPILTDLELDVPAGQTVALVGATGAGKSTIAKLLARFHDPDAGRVTLDGIDLRDLADADLRRAVVLVTQENHLFTGTVAENIRFGRPDADDGAVTAAARAVGAHDFIAALPDGYATQVRRRGGRLSAGQRQLVAFTRAFLADPRVLILDEATSCLDVPTERVVQHALDTILRDRTALVIAHRLSTVRIADRVLVLDRGRVVEDGSPAELVDGDGRYAALHRQWRDSLA; encoded by the coding sequence GTGGGACGCTGGCAGGGCGTCGCCACCGATCCGGACGCCGACCGCAGCCGGGCGGAGGAGGACAGCCCGGCCGCGGTGGCGCGGCTCCGGGCGCGCAGCCGGGCGCTGCTGGCCGACCTGCTGCGCCCGCACCGGCGTCGGCTCGCCGTGGCCGTCGGGCTGCTGCTGACCCAGAACGCCGCCGGGCTGGTCGGCCCGTACCTGGTCATGTACGGCATCGACCACGCGATCGGGCCGCTGCGGGCCGGGGACGCCGGCCCGCTCGTCGCCGTCGCCGGCGCGTTCGCCACGGCAACCCTGATCGAGTACGCGACCAAGCGCGGTTTCCTCACCCTCTCCACGCGGATCGGCCAGGCCGTCCTGCTCGACCTGCGGCAACGGGTGTACGGGCACTTCCTGCGGCTGTCCGTCGCCTTCCACGAGCGGTACACCTCGGGTCGGATGGTGTCCCGACTGACCAGCGACCTCGACTCGATCGCCGAGCTGCTCGACGGCGGCGTCGACAACCTGGTCCTGGCCGCCCTGTCGATCCTGTCGGTGGCCGGGGTGCTGCTCTGGCTGGATCTGCCGTTGGCCGCCGTGACGCTGCTCGCCTTCCCGGTGCTGATCTGGCTGTCCCGCTGGTTCGCCCACGCCTCGGCCGCCGCGTACCGGCGCACCCGCGAGGCGGTCGCCCTGGTCATCGTCCACTTCGTGGAGTCGCTGCGCGGCATCCGGGCCGTGCAGGCGTACCGCCGGGAGGGGCGCAACCAGCAGATCTTCGAGGCGGTGAACGACGACTACCGACGGTCCAGCGTGCGGGCGTTCCAATTGATCGCGGTCTACTCCCCCGGCATCAAGCTGGTCGGCAACGTCACCGTGGCGGTCGTGCTGACGTACGGCGGTTGGCGGGTGCTCGGCGGCCGGATGGACCTCGGCGTGCTCGCCGCGTTCCTGCTCTACCTGCGGCGCTTCTTCGAGCCGATGCAGGAGTTGAGCCAGTTCTACAACTCGTTGCAGTCCGCCACGGCCGGCCTGGAGAAACTGGCCGGGGTCCTCGACGAGCGACCGGAGGTGCCCGAGCCGGAACGTCCCCGGCCCCTGCCTGCGGGCGGCCCGACCGGCGCGGTCCGGTTCCGGAGGGTCGGGTTCGGCTACCGTACCGGCCCGCCGATCCTCACCGACCTTGAGCTGGACGTGCCGGCCGGGCAGACCGTCGCCCTGGTCGGGGCGACCGGCGCGGGCAAGTCGACGATCGCCAAGCTGCTCGCCCGCTTCCACGACCCGGACGCCGGGCGGGTCACCCTGGACGGGATCGACCTGCGGGATCTCGCCGACGCCGACCTGCGCCGGGCGGTGGTGCTGGTCACCCAGGAGAACCACCTGTTCACCGGCACGGTGGCGGAGAACATCCGGTTCGGCCGCCCGGACGCCGACGACGGGGCCGTCACGGCGGCGGCCCGCGCGGTAGGCGCGCACGACTTCATCGCGGCGCTTCCCGACGGGTACGCCACCCAGGTGCGCCGTCGGGGCGGCCGGCTCTCCGCCGGGCAACGGCAGCTTGTCGCGTTCACCCGCGCGTTCCTGGCCGACCCGAGGGTGCTGATCCTCGACGAGGCGACCTCCTGTCTGGACGTGCCGACCGAGCGGGTGGTGCAGCACGCGCTCGACACGATCCTGCGGGACCGCACCGCGCTGGTGATCGCGCACCGGCTGTCCACGGTGCGGATCGCCGACCGGGTGCTGGTGCTGGACCGGGGCCGGGTCGTCGAGGACGGCTCACCGGCCGAGCTGGTCGACGGCGACGGCCGGTACGCCGCCCTGCACCGCCAGTGGCGCGACTCCCTGGCCTGA
- a CDS encoding ABC transporter ATP-binding protein produces the protein MAADRVSAPATRGSTLRNLWRLRRYLRPHAAEFGWLLAAALTATAAGLAVPLVVQQVVDGPVARRDPVGLLQLGGLALLLGLVEAVLIFVRRWTQTSSSVGMEAAIRADLYAHLQRLPASFHDRWQSGQLIARATGDLSMIRRFLSFGLLFLILNLATYLAVVALLVRLHPPLGLLVAASAAPLFLISRRFARAYHAAARRMREQQGDVTTLVEESAQGIRTTRAFGRGPELAERFGVGARALHDTAVGKGRLLARTSASFDLVPNLTLGVVLVAGVAAAARGALTIGELVAFVTLQLMLIWPVNSLGWIIANGQEAATAADRIQEVLDTSPAITDRPHAVTLSRGSARGRLRFERVGFGYPGGGTPVLRDVELTVEPGETLALVGATGSGKSTLLSLVPRLHEVGSGRITLDGHDVRDLRLATLRRLVGVAFEEPTLFSMSVWENLTLGHPDAGEDEVAAALALAQADFVYELPWGLATRVGEQGLSLSGGQRQRLALARAVLGRPAVLVLDDPLSALDVHTEALVERALRQVLRGTTALIVAHRPSSVALADRVALLDRGRVTAVGTHSELLATEPAYRLLLCPDDRQPSTAGPPDAGPVDQGPATAGSPGAGLVGLAAGPERTEPATRG, from the coding sequence GTGGCGGCGGACCGGGTCAGCGCTCCGGCCACCAGGGGGAGCACGCTGCGCAACCTGTGGCGGTTGCGCCGCTACCTGCGCCCGCACGCCGCCGAGTTCGGCTGGCTGCTGGCCGCCGCGCTGACGGCCACCGCGGCCGGGCTGGCCGTACCGCTTGTGGTGCAGCAGGTGGTGGACGGGCCGGTGGCCCGGCGGGATCCGGTCGGGTTGCTCCAGCTCGGCGGGTTGGCGCTGCTGCTCGGCCTGGTGGAGGCCGTGCTGATCTTCGTACGACGGTGGACGCAGACCTCCTCGTCGGTCGGCATGGAGGCCGCCATCCGCGCCGACCTCTACGCCCACCTGCAACGACTGCCGGCCAGCTTCCACGACCGGTGGCAGTCCGGGCAGCTCATCGCGCGGGCCACCGGTGACCTGTCGATGATCCGCCGGTTCCTGTCGTTCGGGCTGCTGTTCCTGATCCTCAACCTGGCCACCTACCTGGCGGTGGTGGCGCTGCTGGTGCGGCTGCACCCGCCGCTGGGGCTGCTGGTCGCGGCCAGCGCGGCGCCGCTGTTCCTGATCAGTCGGCGGTTCGCCCGCGCCTACCACGCCGCCGCCCGGCGGATGCGGGAGCAGCAGGGCGACGTGACCACGCTGGTCGAGGAGTCCGCGCAGGGCATCCGCACCACCCGGGCGTTCGGCCGGGGGCCGGAGCTGGCCGAGCGGTTCGGCGTCGGCGCGCGGGCGCTGCACGACACCGCCGTCGGCAAGGGCCGGCTGCTGGCCCGTACCTCGGCGTCGTTCGACCTGGTGCCGAACCTGACCCTCGGGGTGGTGCTGGTGGCCGGGGTGGCCGCCGCCGCCCGGGGCGCCCTCACCATCGGTGAGCTGGTCGCCTTCGTCACCCTGCAACTGATGCTGATCTGGCCGGTGAACTCGCTGGGTTGGATCATCGCCAACGGTCAGGAGGCGGCCACCGCCGCGGACCGGATCCAGGAGGTGCTGGACACTTCCCCGGCGATCACCGACCGGCCGCACGCGGTGACGTTGAGCCGGGGCTCCGCCCGTGGCCGGCTGCGCTTCGAGCGGGTCGGTTTCGGCTACCCGGGCGGCGGCACGCCGGTGCTGCGGGACGTCGAGCTGACCGTCGAGCCGGGCGAGACGCTCGCTCTGGTCGGCGCGACCGGCTCGGGCAAGAGCACGCTGCTGTCGCTGGTCCCCCGGCTGCACGAGGTCGGCTCCGGCCGGATCACCCTGGACGGGCACGACGTGCGGGACCTGCGCCTGGCCACGCTGCGTCGACTCGTCGGGGTGGCCTTCGAGGAGCCGACGCTGTTCTCCATGTCGGTGTGGGAGAACCTCACCCTGGGCCACCCGGACGCCGGGGAGGACGAGGTGGCCGCGGCGCTCGCGCTGGCCCAGGCCGATTTCGTGTACGAGCTGCCGTGGGGGCTCGCCACCCGGGTCGGCGAGCAGGGGCTGTCGCTCTCCGGCGGGCAGCGGCAGCGGCTCGCCCTGGCCCGGGCGGTGCTCGGCCGGCCGGCCGTGCTGGTGCTCGACGATCCGCTGTCCGCGTTGGACGTGCACACGGAAGCCCTGGTGGAGCGGGCGTTGCGTCAGGTGCTGCGGGGCACCACCGCGCTGATCGTGGCGCACCGCCCGTCCAGTGTGGCCCTCGCCGACCGGGTCGCCCTGCTCGACCGGGGACGCGTCACCGCCGTCGGCACCCATTCGGAGCTGCTCGCCACCGAGCCGGCGTACCGGCTCCTGCTCTGCCCGGACGACCGGCAGCCGTCGACGGCCGGGCCACCCGACGCCGGTCCGGTCGACCAGGGGCCGGCGACGGCCGGGTCGCCCGGCGCCGGGCTGGTCGGGCTGGCGGCGGGGCCGGAACGCACGGAACCGGCGACCCGCGGGTGA
- a CDS encoding methylated-DNA--[protein]-cysteine S-methyltransferase has product MIDSATVDTPAGPFTVLVDPDGAVRAAGFTTDAPALLALTHPTLRGPLRGRAELGGVTASVRAYLDGELTAVDEVPVRQHTGGVFLAHAWQVLRDVKPGEPVTYTGYAALAGRPAAVRAAAAACARNAAALFVPCHRVLRTDGSLGGYRWGLDVKKWLLGHERRLTTS; this is encoded by the coding sequence ATGATCGACAGCGCCACCGTGGACACGCCCGCCGGCCCGTTCACGGTCCTGGTCGACCCGGACGGCGCGGTCCGGGCCGCCGGCTTCACCACCGACGCCCCGGCGTTGCTGGCCCTGACCCACCCGACCCTGCGCGGCCCGCTGCGCGGACGCGCCGAGCTGGGCGGGGTGACCGCCTCGGTGCGCGCCTACCTCGACGGTGAGCTGACCGCCGTCGACGAGGTTCCGGTCCGGCAGCACACCGGCGGGGTGTTCCTGGCGCACGCCTGGCAGGTGCTGCGGGACGTCAAGCCCGGTGAGCCGGTGACGTACACCGGGTACGCCGCGCTGGCCGGTCGGCCGGCTGCGGTCCGGGCCGCGGCGGCGGCCTGCGCGCGCAACGCCGCCGCCCTCTTCGTCCCCTGTCACCGGGTGCTGCGCACGGACGGGAGCCTGGGCGGCTACCGGTGGGGGCTGGACGTGAAAAAGTGGCTTCTCGGTCACGAACGGCGGTTGACGACAAGTTGA
- a CDS encoding AlkA N-terminal domain-containing protein, which translates to MELEFERCYRAVDSRDQRFDGWFYTGVTSTGIYCRPSCPAVTPRRRNVRFFPSAAAAQRAGLRACRRCRPDAAPGSPEWDVRADVVGRAMRLIADGVVDRDGVPGLAARLGYTQRHLHRMLSAELGAGPLALARAQRAQTARVLIETTGLGLAEIAFAAGFGSVRQFNDTVREVFGRAPSELRAPSEPGAARGADPPAVGPGAITVRLAYRPPLHAASLLEFLARRALPGVEAVHDGTYHRGLSLPHGPAEVALAPAAGHVAATLRLTDLRDLAPAVARCRRLLDLDADPVAIDATLPPAPTAEPGVRLPRTVDGFEAAVRAVVGQQVSVATARATLTRLLAHLPVAHPSAGVDQEERAPAESVPARKALDQAGVRAGVGLRGFPGAEEVLRVPDAGFGMPAGRRETVRALARAVVDGTLDLAPGGDREQARRGLLALPGVGAWTAGYVAMRGLGDPDVFLPTDLAVRRGARALGLPDDPGTLDAYAGRWRPWRSYAVIRLWRAAT; encoded by the coding sequence GTGGAGTTGGAGTTCGAGCGGTGCTACCGGGCGGTCGACAGCCGTGACCAGCGGTTCGACGGCTGGTTCTACACGGGCGTGACCTCGACCGGGATCTACTGCCGGCCGTCCTGCCCGGCGGTCACGCCGAGACGGCGCAACGTCCGGTTCTTTCCGTCCGCCGCGGCCGCCCAGCGGGCCGGTCTGCGGGCCTGCCGCCGGTGCCGGCCGGACGCCGCGCCCGGCTCGCCCGAGTGGGACGTCCGGGCCGACGTGGTGGGCCGGGCGATGCGCCTGATCGCCGACGGGGTGGTGGACCGGGACGGGGTGCCCGGACTCGCCGCCCGGCTCGGTTACACGCAACGGCACCTGCACCGGATGTTGTCCGCCGAGCTGGGCGCCGGCCCGCTGGCCCTGGCCCGCGCGCAGCGGGCGCAGACCGCCCGCGTCCTGATCGAGACGACCGGGCTGGGACTGGCCGAGATCGCGTTCGCCGCCGGCTTCGGCAGCGTCCGGCAGTTCAACGACACGGTACGGGAGGTGTTCGGTCGCGCCCCGTCGGAGCTGCGCGCCCCGTCGGAGCCGGGCGCCGCCCGGGGCGCGGACCCGCCCGCCGTCGGCCCCGGCGCCATCACGGTACGGCTGGCGTACCGGCCGCCGTTGCACGCCGCGTCCCTGCTGGAGTTCCTGGCCCGGCGGGCGCTGCCCGGCGTGGAGGCGGTACACGACGGCACGTACCACCGGGGGTTGTCCCTGCCGCACGGTCCCGCCGAGGTGGCGTTGGCCCCGGCGGCCGGGCACGTCGCGGCCACGCTGCGCCTGACGGACCTGCGGGATCTGGCCCCCGCGGTGGCCAGGTGCCGCCGCCTGCTGGACCTGGACGCCGACCCGGTCGCCATCGACGCGACCCTCCCGCCCGCACCCACCGCCGAGCCCGGCGTCCGGCTCCCCCGGACGGTGGACGGCTTCGAGGCGGCCGTCCGCGCCGTCGTCGGCCAGCAGGTCTCGGTGGCCACCGCCCGCGCCACCCTCACCCGTCTCCTCGCCCACCTCCCCGTCGCCCACCCGTCCGCCGGAGTCGATCAAGAGGAACGGGCGCCGGCGGAGTCCGTTCCGGCGCGAAAAGCTCTTGATCAAGCGGGGGTGCGGGCGGGGGTGGGGTTGCGGGGGTTTCCGGGGGCGGAGGAGGTGCTGCGGGTGCCGGACGCGGGATTCGGGATGCCGGCGGGGCGACGGGAGACGGTCCGGGCGCTGGCCCGGGCGGTCGTCGACGGCACGCTGGACCTCGCGCCGGGCGGGGACCGGGAGCAGGCCCGCCGGGGCCTGCTCGCGCTGCCCGGCGTCGGCGCGTGGACCGCCGGCTACGTGGCCATGCGCGGCCTCGGCGACCCGGACGTCTTCCTCCCCACCGACCTCGCCGTCCGCCGGGGGGCGCGCGCCCTCGGCCTGCCCGACGACCCCGGAACCCTCGACGCGTACGCCGGACGGTGGCGCCCCTGGCGCTCGTACGCGGTGATCCGACTCTGGAGAGCAGCAACGTGA
- a CDS encoding peptidase E gives MPASEPTILATSIGFFSRRRGPWDWRPGPVFDLAAELAGAGPEPRICFLGQAEGDQPTTLTALYGAFAGTRFRLSHLNLFPMPNVEDVRAHLLAQDVIWVGGGSVANLVAVWRAHGLDEILRECWEAGVVLGGVSAGSLCWHVGGATDSFGPTLRPFTAGLGFLPYGNGVHYNSEEQRRPLIHELVGEGAIPTAHCTDDGVGLVYRGATLVEAVADRDDVSAYEVRRAEDGTVVETPITPRRLP, from the coding sequence ATGCCCGCCAGCGAACCCACCATCCTCGCCACCAGCATCGGCTTCTTCAGCCGCCGCCGTGGCCCCTGGGACTGGCGTCCCGGCCCGGTCTTCGACCTCGCCGCCGAGCTGGCCGGGGCCGGGCCGGAGCCGAGGATCTGCTTCCTCGGTCAGGCCGAGGGAGACCAGCCGACCACGCTGACCGCCCTGTACGGGGCGTTCGCCGGCACCCGGTTCCGGCTGTCCCACCTCAACCTGTTCCCGATGCCGAACGTCGAGGACGTCCGCGCCCACCTGCTCGCCCAGGACGTGATCTGGGTGGGTGGCGGCAGCGTCGCCAACCTGGTGGCCGTCTGGCGGGCGCACGGGCTGGACGAGATCCTGCGCGAGTGCTGGGAGGCCGGCGTGGTGCTGGGCGGGGTGTCCGCCGGCTCGCTCTGCTGGCACGTCGGCGGTGCCACCGACAGCTTCGGCCCGACGCTGCGCCCCTTCACGGCCGGGCTGGGCTTCCTCCCGTACGGCAACGGGGTGCACTACAACAGCGAGGAGCAGCGTCGGCCGCTGATCCACGAGCTGGTCGGCGAGGGCGCCATCCCGACGGCGCACTGCACCGACGACGGGGTGGGCCTGGTCTACCGGGGCGCCACCCTGGTCGAGGCGGTCGCCGACCGGGACGACGTGTCCGCGTACGAGGTGCGGCGGGCCGAGGACGGCACGGTCGTCGAGACCCCGATCACCCCCCGCCGCCTCCCCTGA
- the ychF gene encoding redox-regulated ATPase YchF, translated as MSLTIGIVGLPNVGKSTLFNALTKNDVLAANYPFATIEPNVGVVGLPDERLHRLAEIFDSQKVLPAPVSFVDIAGLVRGASKGQGRGNAFLANIRDASAICQVVRAFSDPNVVHVDGKVSPADDIETINTELILADLQTLEKALPRLEKEAKLRKDRAAAVEAARKAVTVLDGGTTLYAGGQAAGVELEHLRELHLLTTKPFLYVFNVDEAELANAGFLDELRALVAPAEAVFMDAKIESELVDLPEAEARELLESIGQSEPGLDQLVRVGFRTLGLQTYLTAGPKEARAWTVPVGATAPEAAGVIHSDFQRGFIKAEVVSYDDLVAAGSMAAAKAAGKVRIEGKEYVMQDGDVVEFRFNV; from the coding sequence GTGAGTCTGACCATCGGGATCGTCGGCCTGCCCAACGTCGGCAAGAGCACCCTGTTCAACGCGCTGACCAAGAACGACGTGCTGGCGGCGAACTACCCGTTCGCCACCATCGAGCCGAACGTCGGCGTGGTCGGGCTGCCCGACGAGCGGCTGCACAGGCTGGCCGAGATCTTCGACTCGCAGAAGGTGCTGCCCGCCCCGGTGTCGTTCGTCGACATCGCCGGCCTGGTCCGGGGCGCCTCGAAGGGGCAGGGCCGCGGCAACGCGTTCCTGGCGAACATCCGGGACGCCTCGGCGATCTGCCAGGTGGTGCGGGCCTTCTCCGACCCGAACGTGGTGCACGTCGACGGCAAGGTCTCCCCGGCCGACGACATCGAGACGATCAACACCGAGCTGATCCTGGCCGACCTCCAGACGCTGGAGAAGGCGCTGCCGCGGCTGGAGAAGGAGGCCAAGCTCCGCAAGGACCGGGCCGCCGCCGTCGAGGCCGCCCGGAAGGCCGTCACGGTGCTCGACGGCGGCACGACCCTGTACGCGGGCGGGCAGGCCGCCGGGGTCGAGCTGGAGCACCTGCGTGAGCTGCACCTGCTCACCACCAAGCCGTTCCTGTACGTGTTCAACGTCGACGAGGCGGAGCTGGCCAACGCCGGGTTCCTCGACGAACTGCGCGCCCTGGTCGCCCCGGCCGAGGCGGTCTTCATGGACGCCAAGATCGAGTCCGAGCTGGTGGACCTGCCCGAGGCGGAGGCCCGCGAGTTGTTGGAGTCGATCGGGCAGTCCGAGCCGGGGCTGGACCAGCTCGTCCGGGTCGGGTTCCGCACGCTCGGCCTCCAGACGTACCTGACGGCGGGGCCGAAGGAGGCGCGGGCCTGGACGGTCCCGGTCGGCGCGACCGCCCCCGAGGCCGCCGGGGTGATCCACTCCGACTTCCAGCGCGGCTTCATCAAGGCCGAGGTGGTCTCGTACGACGACCTGGTCGCGGCCGGTTCGATGGCGGCGGCGAAGGCGGCGGGCAAGGTCCGCATCGAGGGCAAGGAGTACGTCATGCAGGACGGCGACGTGGTGGAGTTCCGCTTCAACGTGTAG